From one Bacteroides fragilis NCTC 9343 genomic stretch:
- a CDS encoding peptidylprolyl isomerase yields the protein MKKILVGTLTCLFGAIAGHAQQDPVLMRINGQDITRSEFERFCHRNKPSGIAGKETLKRCADLFVDMKLKLSAAQKAGLDTVSDFRTEMENYHRALSRSYLTDSATDEAYAKKLYDQMKTRSAAGEVKVMRIFRYLPQTALPHHLREAQILMDSLYHVLETHPDIDFKTLVNKYSDDKKEFWMGWLQTSQEFEEVAFSLKDGEYSKPFFTPKGIQIIKVTGRREIPPFEQIRGELIHKLSRRPGTDKEIELWVNKLKSICQYTPDKAGMEELLASGRTSRTLFTLDGKSFTGKDFERFADAHPMGIKRQLNAFVVKSILDYENNRLEQKYPDFRLALQQRRDDLLLAAITRRESRQVSLSDSVALKAFFKEHRTDYNWDSPRYRGAVLHGTHKKTLKSARKFLKKLPEEEWKDAIRLTFNTPASPATIRIEQGTFAEGDNVFVDKLVFKKGDFEPLKSYPFTVVLGEKKKGPESYHEIIPQLIRDYQNHLDALWTERLRASAKVEINQEVLKTVNNH from the coding sequence ATGAAGAAGATTCTGGTTGGAACACTGACCTGTTTGTTTGGGGCGATTGCCGGCCATGCCCAGCAAGATCCGGTATTGATGCGGATTAATGGGCAGGATATTACCCGTTCGGAGTTTGAGCGTTTCTGCCACCGGAATAAACCTTCGGGAATAGCCGGGAAGGAGACTCTGAAACGCTGTGCCGATCTTTTTGTCGATATGAAGTTGAAGTTGTCTGCAGCGCAAAAAGCCGGATTGGATACTGTTTCTGATTTTCGTACAGAGATGGAGAATTATCATCGAGCCTTATCCAGGTCCTATCTTACCGATTCTGCTACCGATGAGGCCTACGCAAAGAAACTCTACGATCAGATGAAAACCCGCTCTGCTGCCGGCGAAGTTAAGGTTATGCGTATTTTCCGTTATCTTCCGCAGACTGCCTTACCCCATCATTTGCGGGAGGCACAGATCTTGATGGATTCACTCTATCATGTCTTGGAGACTCATCCCGATATTGACTTTAAGACTCTGGTAAACAAGTACTCGGATGATAAGAAAGAGTTTTGGATGGGTTGGTTGCAGACTTCGCAGGAGTTTGAAGAAGTAGCCTTCTCTTTAAAAGATGGAGAGTATTCAAAGCCGTTTTTTACACCCAAGGGTATACAGATTATCAAGGTGACAGGCAGGCGGGAAATTCCTCCATTCGAACAGATACGCGGAGAATTGATTCATAAACTCTCCCGTCGTCCGGGTACGGATAAAGAAATTGAGTTATGGGTGAACAAGCTGAAGAGTATCTGTCAATATACTCCGGACAAGGCCGGGATGGAAGAGTTGCTTGCCTCGGGCAGGACTTCCCGCACTCTTTTTACGCTGGACGGAAAAAGCTTTACCGGGAAAGACTTTGAACGGTTTGCCGATGCCCATCCCATGGGGATAAAACGACAATTGAATGCCTTTGTAGTGAAATCAATTCTTGATTACGAAAACAATCGCCTTGAACAGAAATATCCTGATTTCCGACTGGCCTTGCAACAGCGCCGTGACGATCTGCTTTTAGCCGCTATAACCCGTCGCGAATCGCGTCAGGTCAGTCTGTCCGATTCTGTTGCGCTGAAAGCCTTTTTTAAGGAACACCGGACCGATTACAATTGGGATTCGCCCCGTTACAGGGGTGCCGTATTGCATGGAACCCATAAAAAGACTCTGAAAAGTGCACGTAAATTCTTGAAGAAACTTCCCGAGGAAGAGTGGAAAGACGCCATCCGCCTGACGTTTAATACTCCTGCTTCGCCAGCCACTATCCGGATAGAACAAGGAACTTTTGCCGAAGGTGACAATGTTTTTGTTGATAAGTTAGTGTTTAAAAAAGGAGATTTCGAACCCTTAAAGTCCTATCCTTTTACTGTTGTTCTAGGTGAGAAAAAGAAAGGGCCGGAGTCCTACCATGAGATCATTCCCCAATTGATCCGGGATTATCAGAATCATCTGGATGCACTTTGGACAGAACGTCTCAGAGCTTCTGCTAAGGTTGAAATTAACCAAGAGGTTTTAAAAACGGTTAATAATCACTGA